A genomic region of Zea mays cultivar B73 chromosome 6, Zm-B73-REFERENCE-NAM-5.0, whole genome shotgun sequence contains the following coding sequences:
- the LOC100192995 gene encoding Senescence-associated protein 5 yields the protein MAVSNNITACINFLVLLCTIPIAATGLWLASRHGGEDCARLARWPIAVLGALLLLVALAGFAGAYWNRRGLLACYLFAMAALITLLLALLVFAFAVAHDSGAYPAPGRAYQDYRLQGYSSWLRGYVADDPRRWEGVRACVAASGTCRKLAMDRSFIVPEQFYMSHLSPIESGCCKPPTVCGYAYANPTAWTGPAASPAADADCAAWSNDPGQLCYACASCKAGVLGGLREQWRRATVPLLVATVALIFVYVVGCSAFRNAQTEDLFRRYKWGNY from the exons ATGGCGGTGAGCAACAACATCACGGCATGCATCAACTTCCTGGTGCTTCTCTGCACCATCCCCATCGCCGCGACGGGGCTGTGGCTGGCCTCGAGGCACGGCGGCGAGGACTGCGCCAGGCTGGCCCGCTGGCCCATCGCCGTGCTGGGCGCGCTCCTCCTGCTGGTCGCGCTGGCGGGTTTCGCGGGCGCCTACTGGAACCGCAGGGGCCTGCTCGCCTGCTACCTCTTCGCGATGGCCGCCCTCATCACGCTCCTCCTCGCCCTcctcgtcttcgccttcgccgtcgCGCACGACTCCGGCGCCTACCCGGCTCCCGGCAGGGCCTACCAGGACTACCGCCTCCAGGGCTACTCCTCGTGGCTGCGGGGGTACGtcgccgacgacccccgcaggTGGGAGGGGGTCCGGGCCTGCGTCGCCGCCTCCGGCACCTGCAGGAAGCTCGCCATGGATAGATCATTCATCGTGCCGGAGCAGTTCTACATGTCGCACCTCTCGCCCATCGAG TCCGGGTGCTGCAAGCCACCGACGGTGTGCGGGTACGCGTACGCGAACCCGACGGCGTGGACGGGCCCGGCGGCGAGCCCGGCGGCGGACGCGGACTGCGCGGCGTGGAGCAACGACCCCGGCCAGCTCTGCTACGCCTGCGCCTCCTGCAAGGCCGGCGTGCTGGGCGGCCTGCGCGAGCAGTGGCGCAGGGCCACCGTCCCGCTGCTCGTCGCCACCGTCGCGCTCATCTTCGTCTACGTCGTCGGCTGCAGCGCCTTCCGCAACGCGCAGACCGAGGACCTCTTCCGCCGCTACAAATGGGGAAATTATTAA